One bacterium DNA segment encodes these proteins:
- a CDS encoding carboxypeptidase-like regulatory domain-containing protein, which translates to MRNHRKAANPAPLSAASDVSRRINALVFLLEGKGVLVPGEFEDAIMNLKVQLGDQVPANGRPRPAGSGAGPMAQRRGGNDYIGPERRRQLDTDREEGQDRRDSVRSAVSHISGEVVSESDRHPISGVQLILRRSGANNPAIQFRSTKTDMQGRFVFLNLPLAKEAEPDSAYTYLLEVRYRNRTIYSESDVALQPGQTTHHLIQVPQLEE; encoded by the coding sequence ATGCGCAATCACCGCAAAGCGGCCAATCCCGCGCCGCTGTCCGCCGCCTCTGACGTGTCCCGCAGGATCAATGCCCTCGTCTTCCTGCTGGAGGGCAAGGGTGTTCTTGTCCCTGGGGAGTTCGAGGACGCCATCATGAACCTCAAGGTCCAGCTGGGCGACCAGGTGCCAGCCAATGGCCGTCCGCGGCCGGCCGGGTCGGGCGCAGGCCCCATGGCGCAGCGTCGCGGCGGCAATGACTACATCGGCCCGGAGCGCCGTCGCCAGCTCGACACGGATCGGGAGGAGGGCCAGGACCGCCGCGATTCCGTGCGTTCCGCCGTGTCCCACATCTCGGGTGAGGTGGTGAGCGAGAGCGACCGCCACCCCATCAGCGGTGTCCAGTTGATCCTGCGCCGCTCTGGCGCCAACAACCCCGCCATCCAGTTCCGCAGCACCAAGACAGACATGCAGGGCCGCTTCGTCTTCCTCAACCTGCCCCTGGCCAAGGAGGCGGAGCCGGATTCCGCCTACACCTACCTGCTGGAGGTGCGCTACCGCAACCGCACCATCTATTCGGAGTCGGACGTGGCCTTGCAGCCCGGACAGACCACCCATCACCTGATCCAGGTTCCTCAGCTGGAAGAATGA
- a CDS encoding cold shock domain-containing protein: protein MLGTVKYFDEKHGFGFITCLGIDQDIFVHYSQIKAKGRKVLRPGQEVSFRLVEGEKGPAAEAVRVMDEAT from the coding sequence ATGCTGGGAACAGTCAAGTATTTCGACGAGAAGCACGGCTTCGGCTTCATCACCTGTCTGGGCATTGACCAGGACATCTTCGTCCACTACTCCCAGATCAAGGCCAAGGGCCGCAAAGTGTTGCGTCCCGGCCAGGAGGTCAGTTTCCGCTTGGTGGAAGGGGAGAAGGGCCCCGCCGCGGAGGCGGTCCGCGTCATGGACGAGGCGACCTGA
- the lysF gene encoding homoaconitase, which produces MPQNLVERLTQAHAVDLDPGQWVQSGDLLSIRPAHVMTHDNTGAVMPKFRSIGAVRMADPGQPVFALDHNVQDTSEANLAKYARIETFARDMGVMFFPAGRGIGHQIMIEEGFAWPGTLVVASDSHSNMYGGVGCLGTPVVRTDAAAIWATGRTWWQLPPVARVTLRGALRPGVTGKDLILTLCSEFSRDEVLNHAVEFAGPGVATLGIEDRLAVANMTTEWGALAGVFPVDERLMAWLEALAAARPGHPRLNAYRLRELRRNPPAADADATYAVELEIDLATISPWVAGPNAIKRARPASELALECIPVQKAYLVSCVNSRAGDLAQAAAVLRGGRVADGVEFYLSAASSQVQAAAEQTGDWQDLVAAGARVLPPGCGPCIGLGVGLLGEGETGISATNRNFKGRMGHADSKAYLASPAVVAASARAGVICAATDLPALLPRVSLHRPERPWPTIAAVRILPGFPEALAGELIFCDVDNLNTDGIYAGKWTYKDDMGPADQVAVVMENHDPRFRRLARPGDLLVGGYNFGTGSSREQAATALKHFGIRLVLAGSFSETYKRNALNNGFLALEAPELVEALRQAFPTPSAPTLRTGWQARLDVRRSLLETEGRSYPLFPIGVAAQELVLAGGLEEWVKARLQP; this is translated from the coding sequence ATGCCACAGAACCTGGTGGAAAGACTGACCCAGGCCCACGCCGTGGATCTGGATCCCGGCCAGTGGGTCCAGTCCGGCGACCTGCTTTCCATCCGGCCCGCCCATGTCATGACGCACGACAACACCGGCGCGGTCATGCCCAAGTTCAGGTCCATCGGCGCCGTGCGCATGGCGGATCCCGGCCAGCCGGTGTTCGCCCTGGACCACAACGTGCAGGACACCAGCGAGGCCAACCTGGCCAAGTATGCGCGCATCGAGACCTTTGCCCGCGACATGGGAGTCATGTTTTTCCCGGCCGGTCGGGGCATCGGCCACCAGATCATGATCGAGGAGGGCTTCGCCTGGCCCGGCACCCTGGTCGTGGCCAGCGACAGCCATTCCAACATGTACGGCGGGGTGGGGTGTCTGGGCACGCCGGTGGTGCGGACGGATGCGGCGGCCATCTGGGCCACCGGCCGCACCTGGTGGCAGCTTCCCCCGGTCGCCCGCGTCACGCTGCGGGGCGCCCTTCGACCCGGCGTGACGGGCAAGGATCTCATCTTGACCTTGTGCAGCGAGTTCTCCCGCGATGAGGTATTGAATCATGCGGTGGAGTTCGCCGGCCCCGGCGTGGCCACCCTTGGCATCGAGGATCGCCTGGCTGTGGCCAACATGACCACCGAGTGGGGCGCCCTGGCCGGGGTTTTTCCGGTGGACGAGCGGCTGATGGCCTGGCTCGAGGCACTGGCCGCCGCCCGTCCGGGGCATCCGCGCCTGAACGCCTACCGGCTGCGCGAGCTGCGGCGGAATCCTCCCGCCGCCGATGCGGACGCCACCTACGCCGTCGAGCTGGAGATCGATCTCGCCACCATCTCGCCCTGGGTGGCCGGTCCCAATGCCATCAAGCGGGCCCGGCCGGCCTCCGAGCTGGCGCTGGAGTGCATACCCGTGCAGAAGGCCTACCTCGTCTCTTGTGTCAACAGCCGGGCCGGCGACCTGGCCCAGGCCGCCGCCGTCCTGCGTGGCGGCCGGGTGGCGGACGGGGTGGAGTTCTATCTCTCGGCCGCTTCCTCGCAGGTGCAGGCGGCGGCGGAGCAAACAGGGGATTGGCAGGATCTGGTCGCGGCGGGCGCGCGCGTCCTGCCACCCGGATGCGGACCCTGCATCGGCTTGGGCGTGGGGCTTCTGGGGGAGGGGGAGACCGGCATTTCCGCCACCAACCGCAATTTCAAGGGGCGGATGGGACACGCGGACTCGAAGGCCTACCTGGCCTCGCCAGCGGTGGTGGCCGCATCCGCCCGCGCCGGCGTCATCTGCGCCGCCACTGACCTGCCCGCCCTTCTGCCGCGCGTGTCCCTGCATCGCCCGGAGCGACCCTGGCCGACCATCGCCGCGGTGCGCATCCTGCCGGGATTCCCGGAGGCCCTGGCAGGGGAGTTGATCTTCTGCGATGTGGACAATCTCAACACGGACGGCATCTACGCCGGCAAGTGGACTTACAAGGACGACATGGGTCCGGCCGACCAGGTGGCCGTGGTGATGGAGAACCATGATCCACGGTTCCGCCGGTTGGCGCGCCCCGGCGACCTGCTGGTGGGCGGCTACAATTTCGGCACTGGATCCAGTCGCGAACAGGCGGCCACGGCCCTAAAGCATTTCGGCATTCGTCTGGTGCTGGCCGGCAGCTTCAGCGAAACCTACAAGCGCAACGCCCTCAACAACGGCTTCCTGGCGCTGGAAGCACCGGAACTGGTGGAGGCGCTTCGCCAGGCCTTTCCCACTCCGTCCGCCCCCACGTTGAGAACGGGCTGGCAAGCAAGACTGGATGTGCGGCGCAGCCTGCTGGAGACAGAGGGACGCTCCTATCCGCTCTTTCCCATTGGCGTGGCCGCGCAGGAACTGGTGTTGGCCGGCGGGCTGGAGGAATGGGTGAAGGCCCGGCTGCAGCCTTGA